Proteins found in one Epinephelus fuscoguttatus linkage group LG4, E.fuscoguttatus.final_Chr_v1 genomic segment:
- the slc25a44a gene encoding solute carrier family 25 member 44a isoform X1, whose product MQQKGAIQIIEWEDLDKRKFYSLGVFMTLTTRATVYPASLIRTRLQVQKGKALYSGTFDAFCKILRMEGVRGLYRGFMVNTFTLVSGQAYITTYELVRKYVSQYSPSNTVKSVVAGGSASLVAQTITVPIDVVSQHLMMQGQGEHLTRFKAKPKMMLATTKRRLTFGQTRDITVQIFAADGFRGFYRGYVASLLTYIPNSALWWPFYHFYAEQLSLMAPSTCPHLILQALAGPMAAATASTITNPMDVVRARVQVEGRSSVIETFKQLLAEEGVWAMTKGLSARIISSTPTSVLIVVGYETLKRLSLRAELVETRHW is encoded by the exons ATGCAGCAGAAAGGTGCAATCCAAATTATAGAATGGGAGGACCTGGACAAGAGGAAGTTCTACTCCCTGGGTGTGTTCATGACCTTGACCACCAGGGCCACCGTCTACCCGGCCAGTCTCATCCGCACTCGGCTCCAGGTGCAAAAGGGAAAGGCGCTCTACTCCGGCACCTTTGACGCTTTCTGCAAGATCCTGCGTATGGAGGGGGTGCGGGGCCTCTACCGTGGCTTCATGGTCAACACATTCACTCTGGTCTCAGGACAGGCTTATATCACTACGTACGAACTGGTGCGTAAGTATGTGTCCCAGTACTCACCCAGTAACACGGTGAAGTCGGTGGTGGCTGGAGGATCCGCCTCCCTGGTGGCTCAGACCATCACTGTGCCCATAGACGTGGTGTCCCAGCACCTGATGATGCAAGGACAGGGGGAACACCTGACTCGCTTCAAGGCCAAACCCAAAATGATGCTGGCAACGACAAAGCGCAGACTGACTTTCGGGCAAACCCGTGACATTACGGTGCAGATATTCGCAGCCGATGGTTTCAGGGGATTTTATAGGGGCTACGTGGCATCGCTACTCACGTACATCCCGAACAGCGCACTATGGTGGCCTTTTTATCACTTTTATGCAG AGCAGTTGTCGTTGATGGCACCAAGTACGTGCCCCCATCTGATTCTGCAGGCTCTGGCAGGACCAATGGCAGCAGCAACCGCCTCCACCATCACCAACCCCATGGATGTTGTTCGAGCAAGAGTACAG GTGGAGGGACGATCGTCTGTCATTGAAACGTTCAAGCAGCTGCTGGCAGAGGAGGGCGTCTGGGCGATGACCAAGGGGCTGTCAGCCCGCATCATTTCCTCCACACCCACGTCAGTGCTCATCGTGGTGGGATACGAGACACTGAAGAGACTGAGCCTGCGAGCTGAGCTTGTAGAGACCAGACACTGGTAA
- the slc25a44a gene encoding solute carrier family 25 member 44a isoform X2, translated as MQQKGAIQIIEWEDLDKRKFYSLGVFMTLTTRATVYPASLIRTRLQVQKGKALYSGTFDAFCKILRMEGVRGLYRGFMVNTFTLVSGQAYITTYELVRKYVSQYSPSNTVKSVVAGGSASLVAQTITVPIDVVSQHLMMQGQGEHLTRFKAKPKMMLATTKRRLTFGQTRDITVQIFAADGFRGFYRGYVASLLTYIPNSALWWPFYHFYAVVVDGTKYVPPSDSAGSGRTNGSSNRLHHHQPHGCCSSKSTGGGTIVCH; from the exons ATGCAGCAGAAAGGTGCAATCCAAATTATAGAATGGGAGGACCTGGACAAGAGGAAGTTCTACTCCCTGGGTGTGTTCATGACCTTGACCACCAGGGCCACCGTCTACCCGGCCAGTCTCATCCGCACTCGGCTCCAGGTGCAAAAGGGAAAGGCGCTCTACTCCGGCACCTTTGACGCTTTCTGCAAGATCCTGCGTATGGAGGGGGTGCGGGGCCTCTACCGTGGCTTCATGGTCAACACATTCACTCTGGTCTCAGGACAGGCTTATATCACTACGTACGAACTGGTGCGTAAGTATGTGTCCCAGTACTCACCCAGTAACACGGTGAAGTCGGTGGTGGCTGGAGGATCCGCCTCCCTGGTGGCTCAGACCATCACTGTGCCCATAGACGTGGTGTCCCAGCACCTGATGATGCAAGGACAGGGGGAACACCTGACTCGCTTCAAGGCCAAACCCAAAATGATGCTGGCAACGACAAAGCGCAGACTGACTTTCGGGCAAACCCGTGACATTACGGTGCAGATATTCGCAGCCGATGGTTTCAGGGGATTTTATAGGGGCTACGTGGCATCGCTACTCACGTACATCCCGAACAGCGCACTATGGTGGCCTTTTTATCACTTTTATGCAG TTGTCGTTGATGGCACCAAGTACGTGCCCCCATCTGATTCTGCAGGCTCTGGCAGGACCAATGGCAGCAGCAACCGCCTCCACCATCACCAACCCCATGGATGTTGTTCGAGCAAGAGTACAG GTGGAGGGACGATCGTCTGTCATTGA
- the wdr61 gene encoding WD repeat-containing protein 61: MSTQYSILFKQEHAHDDAIWTAAWGKSEADGSETIITGSLDDMVKVWKWSDEKLELQWTLEGHQLGVVSVDISHNGAIAASSSLDAHIRLWDLESGKQIKSMDAGPVDAWSVAFSPDSKYIATGSHLGKVNIFGVESGKKEYSLDTRGKFILSIAYSPDGKYLASGAIDGIINIFDIATGKLLHTLEGHAMPIRSLTFSPDSQLLVTASDDGYIKIYDVQHASLAGTLSGHGSWVLNVAFSPDDTHFVSSSSDKSVKVWDASSRACINTFFDHQDQVWSVKYNSTGSKIISAGDDRAIHIYDCPM, translated from the exons atgagcacTCAA TACAGCATCCTGTTCAAGCAAGAACACG CTCACGATGATGCGATCTGGACGGCAGCGTGGGGTAAAAGTGAGGCGGATGGCTCAGAAACTATTATCACAGGCTCACTAGATGATATGGTGAAAGTCTGGAAAtg GTCAGACGAGAAGCTGGAGCTGCAGTGGACTCTGGAGGGCCACCAGCTGGGTGTGGTGTCAGTGGACATCAGTCACAACGGAGCCATCGCTGCCTCCAGCTCACTCGACGCTCACATCCGCCTCTGGGACCTGGAGTCTGGAAAACAGATCAAGTCTATGGACGCCGGACCAG tTGACGCCTGGTCGGTCGCCTTCTCCCCAGACTCTAAATACATCGCCACAGGAAGCCATCTTGGCAAGGTCAACATCTTCGGTGTGGAAAGTGGCAAGAAGGAGTATTCCCTGGACACTCGAGGAAAATTCATCCTGAGTATAGCTTAC AGCCCAGACGGAAAATATTTGGCTAGCGGAGCCATCGATGGAATCATCAACATCTTTGACATCGCCACCGGAAAGCTGCTCCATACGCTGGAAG GTCATGCCATGCCCATCAGATCCCTCACGTTCTCCCCCGACTCACAGCTGCTGGTCACAGCCTCCGATGATGGCTACATCAAAATATATGACGT GCAACATGCCAGCCTGGCCGGGACACTGAGTGGACACGGATCCTGGGTTCTTAACGTCGCCTTCTCCCCAGATGACACCCACTTTGTCTCAAG cTCGTCCGACAAGAGTGTGAAGGTTTGGGACGCCAGCTCCAGAGCGTGTATCAACACCTTCTTTGACCATCAAGACCAG GTGTGGAGTGTAAAGTACAACAGCACCGGCTCAAAGATCATCTCCGCTGGAGATGACCGCGCCATCCACATCTACGACTGCCCCATGTGA